From a single Planctellipticum variicoloris genomic region:
- the proB gene encoding glutamate 5-kinase, whose product MSPRQELVRRARTIVVKVGTNVLSTDDDRLDSDRIASLAEQIRRLVESGRKVVLVSSGAIGAGMGLLGLRERPKDLSHLQAAAATGQAHLIHLYDKHLRPHGFHAAQLLLTANDFKSRARYLNVRNTLLTLAEFPTVPIVNENDTVSTEEIKLGDNDRLAAMVANLIRADLLIVLSVVDGLLTGDPTDPASRRIPLVERFDEELMSLVGASKSSRGTGGMRTKLEAVQTATAVGTNVMIANGKRPQILDEIFAGEDVGTLFLAEQEAVPAWKRWIGYTLPPKGKLVLDDGARRAVEQQGKSLLAIGVTAVEGDFEKGEVVSLVDLRGEEFARGLTNYDSGTAGRVAGKRADEISALLGAMRYDEVIHRDNLVVRS is encoded by the coding sequence ATGTCCCCCCGCCAGGAGCTCGTCCGCCGCGCGCGAACCATTGTCGTCAAGGTCGGAACGAACGTGCTGTCGACCGACGACGATCGGCTGGATTCCGATCGGATTGCGTCCCTCGCCGAACAGATTCGACGACTGGTCGAATCGGGCCGGAAGGTCGTGCTGGTCAGCAGCGGCGCGATCGGGGCCGGTATGGGGCTGCTGGGACTCCGCGAACGCCCCAAAGACCTGTCGCACCTTCAGGCCGCCGCCGCGACCGGCCAGGCGCACCTGATCCACCTGTACGACAAACACCTTCGTCCGCACGGGTTTCACGCGGCCCAGCTTCTGCTGACCGCGAACGACTTCAAAAGCCGGGCCCGCTACTTGAACGTCCGCAACACGCTGTTGACGCTCGCGGAGTTTCCTACAGTCCCGATCGTGAACGAGAACGACACGGTCAGCACGGAAGAGATCAAGCTGGGGGATAACGATCGGCTGGCCGCCATGGTCGCCAATCTGATCCGCGCCGATCTGCTGATCGTTCTTTCGGTGGTCGATGGCCTCCTGACGGGCGATCCGACCGATCCCGCCAGCCGGCGGATACCGCTGGTCGAGCGGTTCGACGAAGAGCTGATGTCGCTGGTGGGGGCCTCAAAAAGCTCCCGCGGCACAGGGGGGATGCGGACCAAGCTGGAAGCCGTTCAGACCGCTACGGCCGTCGGCACGAACGTGATGATCGCCAACGGCAAACGCCCGCAGATCCTGGACGAGATCTTTGCGGGTGAGGACGTTGGCACGCTGTTCCTCGCCGAGCAGGAGGCGGTACCGGCCTGGAAGCGCTGGATTGGATACACGCTTCCTCCCAAGGGGAAACTGGTTCTCGACGACGGGGCTCGCCGGGCGGTTGAACAGCAGGGGAAATCGCTGCTGGCAATCGGGGTGACCGCCGTCGAAGGGGACTTCGAAAAGGGGGAGGTTGTTTCGCTGGTGGATCTCCGGGGCGAAGAGTTCGCGCGCGGGCTGACGAATTACGATTCGGGGACCGCCGGCCGGGTTGCCGGGAAGCGGGCTGACGAGATCTCCGCGTTGCTGGGAGCGATGCGATACGACGAAGTGATCCACCGGGACAATCTGGTGGTGAGAAGTTAG
- a CDS encoding YqjF family protein gives MPAPVFLTAEWRRLLLINYQIDPAVLERWLPRGTELDTFNGKSYVSLVGFRFLETRVRGLAIPGHQDFDEVNLRFYVRRPHPEGARRGVVFIKEIVPRPAIAFVARWVYNENYVSHPMRHAFEPPFSSDHSLESLSYSWEFRGKWQTLAARVTGSPQPLRPGSEAEFIAEHYWGYARQRDGSTLEYSVEHPPWKVWNTSDCSVEIDASAVYGDDFAAALSQMPASAFAADGSAVTVRRGEKVPTA, from the coding sequence ATGCCCGCTCCCGTGTTTCTAACTGCAGAATGGCGGCGACTGCTCCTGATCAACTATCAGATTGATCCCGCAGTCCTGGAACGCTGGCTGCCGCGGGGAACCGAGCTCGATACGTTCAACGGAAAGTCCTACGTCAGTCTGGTCGGTTTCCGCTTCCTGGAAACGCGCGTCCGCGGGCTGGCCATTCCCGGACACCAGGACTTCGACGAAGTCAATCTCCGGTTCTACGTCCGCCGCCCCCATCCCGAGGGAGCCCGGCGGGGCGTGGTCTTCATCAAAGAAATCGTCCCTCGGCCGGCGATCGCTTTCGTGGCCCGCTGGGTCTACAACGAAAACTACGTTTCCCATCCCATGCGACACGCGTTCGAGCCCCCGTTCTCCTCGGATCACTCGTTGGAGAGTCTCTCCTATTCCTGGGAGTTCCGCGGAAAGTGGCAGACGCTGGCTGCGCGCGTCACCGGTTCGCCGCAGCCGTTGAGACCCGGATCCGAAGCGGAATTCATCGCAGAGCACTACTGGGGCTACGCCCGGCAGCGTGATGGCTCGACGCTCGAGTACAGCGTGGAACACCCACCCTGGAAGGTCTGGAATACCAGCGACTGCAGCGTCGAAATCGATGCTTCCGCAGTCTACGGGGACGACTTCGCCGCAGCCCTCAGCCAAATGCCCGCGTCAGCGTTTGCGGCCGACGGTTCGGCCGTCACGGTCCGGCGCGGCGAAAAGGTCCCGACCGCATAG
- a CDS encoding exo-alpha-sialidase produces MQILRDGFKSDEFWPSMHAAEGLTVAGYGAEVRQALPARIPAETDDQRKCGLARELVRAGDLSRTRLMLDVLASENPHGHVHACESLFKVWQIGDGRLLRESLTSDNPKQVMMAAAALTRWGHPGALPLLRKYVHHAEGEQARIAAWILARVGDASDLPALREGAARFDEPLTRAYFQYATACLGDPAGQATLIANLSHADPAVRVYACEFAPDARVLGAAPALMKLLDDEVLDARIRAAQALLALSQEPAPAWTGEFSREVFPATAEHPRYSEGSIAGLADGRLLYATTEFVGGGSDFATARIVGVESANGGRDWSAPRVLQETTGKQNVMSATLRRLSPMSVFDGPLGFFYLVKNSPQDLRVELRTSTDEARTFGPPVRVTTTEGYHVLNNDRVTVLGSGRLVVPVASTGDVLKGGHFQCWCELSDDGGRTWRRSRGSVDYAKRGAMEPEVLELADGRLLMHVRTQLGHIAVSESADGGETWSEARSWDVRGPESPATLRRIPTTGDLLLIWNDTFVPGAGHGGKRTPLTAAVSTDEGKSWTYKRDLETDGEQTYAYTSVLFHEGRAALSYYVRDEKSGWISSRFRSLPIGWFYETRP; encoded by the coding sequence GTGCAGATTCTCCGAGACGGCTTCAAGTCCGACGAATTCTGGCCCTCCATGCATGCTGCCGAGGGACTCACCGTCGCCGGCTACGGGGCCGAAGTCCGCCAGGCCCTCCCCGCCCGCATTCCTGCCGAAACCGACGATCAGCGGAAGTGCGGACTCGCTCGCGAGCTCGTCCGGGCCGGGGACCTTTCCCGCACTCGCCTGATGCTCGACGTCCTCGCCAGCGAGAATCCGCACGGTCACGTCCACGCGTGCGAGAGTCTGTTCAAGGTGTGGCAGATTGGCGATGGCAGACTCCTCCGGGAATCGCTGACTTCCGACAATCCCAAACAGGTCATGATGGCGGCAGCGGCCCTGACCCGCTGGGGCCATCCCGGCGCCCTGCCCCTCCTGCGGAAGTACGTGCACCACGCAGAGGGCGAACAGGCCCGGATCGCCGCCTGGATTCTGGCCCGCGTCGGCGACGCCTCCGATCTCCCTGCCCTTCGCGAGGGGGCGGCACGCTTCGACGAACCGCTGACCAGGGCCTATTTCCAGTACGCCACGGCCTGTCTTGGGGATCCGGCCGGCCAGGCAACCTTGATCGCAAACCTGTCCCACGCCGATCCCGCGGTCCGGGTCTACGCCTGCGAATTCGCCCCCGATGCTCGCGTCCTCGGCGCGGCTCCGGCGCTGATGAAACTGCTCGACGATGAAGTCCTGGATGCGCGCATCCGGGCCGCCCAGGCATTGCTGGCGTTGTCGCAGGAGCCTGCGCCCGCGTGGACCGGGGAATTTTCCCGAGAGGTCTTCCCTGCGACCGCCGAGCATCCGCGCTACAGCGAGGGCTCCATCGCCGGGCTGGCCGACGGTCGACTGCTGTATGCCACCACCGAATTCGTGGGCGGCGGGTCCGATTTCGCCACCGCCCGCATCGTTGGCGTCGAATCTGCCAACGGCGGCCGTGACTGGTCCGCTCCACGGGTCCTGCAGGAAACGACTGGAAAACAGAATGTCATGTCGGCGACGCTGCGCCGATTGTCGCCCATGTCCGTGTTCGACGGTCCGCTGGGGTTCTTTTACCTCGTCAAGAATTCTCCGCAGGACCTGCGGGTTGAGCTGCGGACTTCCACTGACGAAGCCCGCACCTTCGGCCCGCCCGTCCGGGTCACCACGACCGAGGGCTACCACGTCCTCAACAACGACCGTGTGACCGTCCTCGGCAGCGGCCGGCTCGTCGTTCCGGTCGCCAGTACGGGTGACGTTCTGAAGGGAGGTCACTTCCAGTGCTGGTGCGAGCTTTCCGACGACGGCGGCAGAACCTGGCGCCGCAGCCGGGGGAGCGTGGATTATGCCAAGCGGGGGGCGATGGAACCGGAAGTTCTTGAACTGGCCGACGGCCGGCTGCTGATGCACGTCCGGACGCAGCTCGGCCACATCGCCGTCAGCGAATCGGCCGACGGCGGAGAAACCTGGAGCGAGGCCCGGTCCTGGGATGTCCGCGGCCCCGAATCCCCGGCGACGCTGCGCCGAATTCCGACCACCGGCGACCTGCTGCTGATCTGGAATGACACGTTCGTTCCCGGCGCCGGCCACGGGGGGAAGCGGACACCGCTGACCGCGGCCGTCTCGACCGACGAGGGAAAGTCCTGGACGTACAAACGCGATCTCGAAACCGATGGCGAGCAGACGTACGCCTACACGAGCGTGCTGTTTCACGAGGGCCGGGCAGCGCTGAGCTATTACGTGCGGGATGAGAAGTCGGGCTGGATCTCGTCCCGGTTCCGCTCCCTGCCGATCGGCTGGTTCTACGAGACTCGTCCGTAA
- a CDS encoding MoaD/ThiS family protein, translated as MAQVHLPSALRDLTDGTAVVVAGGATVREVVENLERQFPGITGRLCRGAVLRPGLMAVVGSKMSAGLNEPVGPDDEVHFLPALGGG; from the coding sequence ATGGCTCAGGTCCACCTCCCCAGCGCCCTGCGCGATCTCACCGACGGAACCGCCGTGGTCGTCGCGGGAGGTGCCACGGTCCGGGAGGTCGTCGAAAACTTGGAACGCCAGTTTCCCGGCATCACAGGCCGTCTCTGCCGTGGAGCCGTCCTCCGTCCGGGCCTGATGGCTGTTGTCGGCTCGAAGATGTCTGCCGGACTCAACGAACCGGTCGGACCGGACGACGAAGTCCACTTTCTCCCCGCGCTCGGCGGCGGCTGA